One segment of Echeneis naucrates chromosome 15, fEcheNa1.1, whole genome shotgun sequence DNA contains the following:
- the mea1 gene encoding male-enhanced antigen 1 — protein sequence MEVWSSVMGPERVLPSSEDELGEDKRTADGVLLPVGAVWNGGETGGEEEEEEEEVGEMELDGEENSGGYYYQPLNQDPDSLNAMDQPEEEADEGEEEEESREGQQVGAPSHAEQLQQVQQRIEVMGLHLPEAPPPDSDEEEDPEGAAALRSRASIPMDADHVELVKRTMAAVALPSPGVPAWAREISDDEWKDMVQHTLQSRQSASALRRRNNINGH from the exons atgGAAGTGTGGAGCTCTGTCATGGGACCGGAGAGAGTCTTGCCGAGCTCTGAGGATGAGCTGGGAGAGGACAAGAGGACGGCTGATGGGGTATTGCTGCCAGTGGGAGCTGTGTGGAATGGTGGAGAGACAGgaggcgaggaggaggaggaagaggaggaagtagGAGAGATGGAGCTGGATGGAGAGGAAAACAGTGGGGGTTATTATTATCAACCTCTGAACCAAGATCCTGACAGTCTGAATGCCATGGACCAACCTGAGGAGGAAGCtgatgagggggaggaggaggaggagagcagggaggggCAGCAAGTAGGGGCACCCTCACACGccgagcagctgcagcaggtgcAGCAGAGAATAGAG GTGATGGGCCTCCACCTTCCTGAAGCTCCTCCCCCTgacagtgatgaggaggaggaccCCGAAGGGGCTGCAGCCTTAAGGAGCCGAGCCTCCATTCCCATGGATGCGG ACCACGTGGAGCTAGTCAAGAGGACGATGGCAGCTGTGGCGTTGCCATCTCCCGGCGTGCCGGCGTGGGCCCGCGAGATTTCCGACGATGAGTGGAAGGACATGGTCCAGCACACACTGCAAAGCCGGCAGAGCGCCAGCGCCCTACGCCGCAGAAACAATATCAACGGGCACTGA